A region from the Brachyspira hampsonii genome encodes:
- the aroA gene encoding 3-phosphoshikimate 1-carboxyvinyltransferase produces MLLTVKPSEIFGSIYIQMSKSDAHRALIASSLAKTPSIIKHWIDNVSVDVEVTKNAVSNFADLEVIDDDLKVFPKKEYKKELTIDVKESGSSLRFLIPIMSALGITCTFTGSKKLFSRPIEVYKKIWKEEGLEFIHLEDSIKISGQLKASNFKVLGNLSSQFLSGLLFALPLLDGNSNIIIDGELESEPYVMMTLKTLKAANIETLRHDNNIIEVYGNQEYSGIDYEVESDWSHAAFFAAAGALGGETTLYGLNKYSIQGDKEILNILKFMGASVLYNDDDSITIKKTNRLNALDIDMANIPDLGPIITTLAATAKGKTRLYNAGRLRYKESDRMGDLMDSFLKIGAKIEVTEDEILIEGVEKLRGGNTTSHNDHRIAMALAVASSVSDGNIIIDDAESINKSSFNFIEQFRSIGGKIEL; encoded by the coding sequence ATGTTATTAACTGTTAAACCTTCAGAAATTTTCGGATCTATTTATATTCAAATGAGTAAGAGTGATGCTCATAGAGCTTTAATAGCATCATCATTAGCTAAAACCCCAAGTATCATAAAGCATTGGATTGACAATGTGAGTGTTGATGTAGAGGTTACAAAAAATGCTGTATCAAATTTTGCTGATTTAGAAGTTATTGACGATGATCTTAAAGTTTTTCCTAAAAAAGAATATAAAAAAGAATTAACTATAGATGTTAAAGAGTCTGGAAGCAGTTTAAGATTCTTAATTCCAATAATGTCAGCATTGGGAATAACTTGTACTTTCACAGGGTCTAAAAAATTATTTTCCAGACCTATTGAAGTTTATAAAAAAATATGGAAGGAAGAGGGATTAGAATTTATTCATTTAGAAGATTCCATTAAGATATCAGGACAATTGAAAGCTTCAAATTTTAAAGTGCTTGGGAATTTAAGCAGTCAGTTTTTAAGCGGACTTTTATTTGCCTTGCCTTTGCTTGACGGTAATTCTAATATTATTATAGATGGAGAATTAGAGTCAGAACCTTATGTTATGATGACTTTGAAAACACTTAAAGCAGCAAATATAGAAACTCTAAGACATGATAATAATATAATAGAAGTATACGGCAATCAGGAATATTCAGGTATTGATTATGAAGTAGAATCAGATTGGTCGCATGCTGCTTTTTTTGCCGCTGCGGGTGCTTTGGGAGGAGAAACTACATTATACGGTCTTAATAAGTATTCTATTCAAGGTGATAAAGAAATACTCAATATATTAAAATTTATGGGAGCTTCTGTTTTATACAATGATGATGATTCTATTACGATAAAAAAAACAAACAGATTAAATGCACTTGATATAGATATGGCTAATATTCCGGATTTAGGTCCTATAATTACTACGCTTGCTGCTACAGCAAAAGGTAAAACAAGATTGTATAATGCGGGAAGATTAAGATATAAAGAAAGTGATAGAATGGGTGATTTGATGGATAGTTTCTTAAAGATAGGGGCTAAGATAGAGGTAACTGAAGATGAAATATTAATAGAAGGAGTTGAAAAACTTAGAGGAGGAAATACTACTTCTCATAATGATCATAGAATAGCTATGGCACTTGCTGTGGCATCTTCTGTTTCAGATGGTAATATAATTATAGATGATGCTGAATCTATAAATAAATCATCTTTCAATTTTATAGAGCAATTTAGAAGCATAGGCGGTAAAATTGAATTATAA
- the ftsY gene encoding signal recognition particle-docking protein FtsY: MNSMNIIIIACAIVIILIILFILIKKSKSKPKVSLTSSKSKFSLSSLFNTSSINDEFFASLENTLITADAGVETTKDIISKLRDVIEKENIKEPSEAKKYLREILISKFISKKIELKDKTILFIVGVNGVGKTTSIAKLANILKKDHKVILAAADTFRAAAIEQLEEWANRLSVTIVKGQQAGDPASVLFSALDKAKATDADIVIVDTAGRFHNQENLVRQLEKMKKIATERFTEFKFVPILVLDANVGHNGIEQAKVFTNALDIQGAIVSKLDSTAKGGVAISIAHYLSLPIYYGGFGEKVDDFREFDAESFVDSILQ; this comes from the coding sequence ATGAATTCTATGAATATTATAATAATAGCTTGTGCTATTGTGATTATTTTAATTATACTTTTTATTTTGATAAAAAAATCTAAAAGTAAGCCTAAAGTTTCATTAACAAGTTCTAAAAGTAAATTTTCATTATCATCATTATTTAATACTTCATCAATCAATGATGAGTTTTTTGCAAGTTTAGAAAATACATTAATAACAGCTGATGCAGGTGTTGAAACTACAAAAGATATTATTTCAAAACTTAGAGATGTTATAGAGAAAGAGAATATAAAAGAGCCTTCAGAAGCTAAAAAATATTTAAGAGAAATTTTAATATCTAAATTTATTTCAAAGAAAATAGAACTGAAAGATAAAACAATACTTTTTATAGTTGGTGTTAATGGAGTAGGTAAAACAACTTCAATAGCAAAATTAGCTAATATATTAAAGAAAGATCATAAAGTAATATTAGCTGCAGCAGATACATTCAGAGCCGCTGCCATAGAACAATTAGAAGAATGGGCTAATAGACTTTCTGTTACTATAGTTAAAGGTCAGCAGGCTGGGGATCCTGCAAGCGTATTATTTTCAGCATTGGATAAAGCAAAGGCTACTGATGCTGATATAGTTATAGTTGATACTGCAGGAAGATTTCATAATCAGGAAAATTTGGTAAGACAGCTTGAGAAGATGAAGAAAATAGCTACAGAGAGATTTACAGAATTTAAATTTGTACCAATATTAGTATTAGATGCTAATGTGGGACATAATGGAATAGAGCAGGCTAAAGTATTTACTAATGCTTTGGATATACAGGGGGCTATAGTTTCCAAGTTGGATAGTACTGCTAAAGGAGGGGTGGCAATAAGTATAGCTCATTATTTATCGCTTCCTATATACTATGGAGGGTTTGGAGAGAAAGTTGATGATTTCAGAGAATTTGATGCTGAAAGTTTTGTTGATTCTATATTGCAGTAA
- a CDS encoding rubrerythrin family protein, with protein MIKKFTLFILFLFIFASLVYGQTAKSTLDGMMQAYNGEMNASATYAEYAKKTQNKSVAAMFKAASAAEALHAKLLNDMAVSSKLSTKALTATINTVKVGTDADNLKSGIAGETYEYTKMYPAFSKVALQENNKNVSDLMNRTAAVEKTHAALYNKTMQDLNANKTLPTVYYLCPVCGYVEAGSAPAKCPLCNATASSFQAFN; from the coding sequence ATGATAAAAAAATTTACTTTATTTATTCTATTTTTATTTATTTTTGCTAGTCTTGTATATGGACAAACAGCTAAATCTACTTTAGATGGTATGATGCAGGCTTATAACGGAGAAATGAATGCATCTGCTACTTATGCTGAGTATGCTAAAAAAACTCAAAATAAAAGTGTTGCTGCTATGTTTAAAGCAGCTTCTGCAGCAGAGGCTTTACATGCTAAACTTCTAAATGATATGGCTGTATCTTCTAAATTATCTACTAAAGCATTAACAGCTACAATCAATACTGTTAAAGTTGGTACTGATGCTGATAATTTAAAAAGCGGTATAGCAGGCGAAACTTATGAGTATACAAAAATGTATCCGGCTTTCAGCAAAGTTGCTTTACAAGAAAATAATAAAAATGTTTCTGATTTAATGAACAGAACAGCTGCTGTTGAAAAAACTCATGCTGCATTATATAATAAAACTATGCAGGATTTAAATGCTAACAAAACTTTACCTACAGTTTATTATTTATGCCCTGTTTGCGGATATGTTGAAGCAGGTTCAGCTCCAGCTAAATGCCCTTTATGTAATGCTACAGCTAGTTCTTTCCAAGCATTTAATTAA
- a CDS encoding PLP-dependent aminotransferase family protein: MKLRLSKRALKEDFQSSFVKIMLEVAAKGDLISFAGGLPNPESFPVEDIKAAANKVLETKGAYSLQYNSTEGYGPLREFIANRYKKQGIDVEASDILITNGSQQALDIISSCLIDPDDDVLVEDPSYLAALQSFHLYNPNIHTVNLNEDGADINEFKDAMNKYNHKFFYSVPNFQNPTGITYTNAVREKIADIMKGKDTFFVEDNPYGELRFKGEHQKSFGAYLGEQAILMGTFSKTVAPGMRLGWIACRQKELYAKMKDYKQLIDLHTGTFAQVVVSQYLEDNDYDAHIKKIIDLYGRQCNYMLEAMNKYLPKDMHWTHPEGGMFIWATLPKGIDAVELSRKASDDGVAVVAGEPFYEAKRGLGTLRLNYTNSKPEDIDKGISILAKAIEKMRK, encoded by the coding sequence ATGAAATTAAGATTATCAAAAAGAGCATTAAAAGAAGATTTTCAAAGCAGTTTTGTAAAAATTATGCTTGAAGTAGCTGCCAAAGGCGATTTAATATCATTTGCCGGCGGTTTGCCTAATCCTGAATCCTTTCCTGTAGAAGATATTAAAGCTGCAGCAAATAAAGTATTAGAAACTAAAGGTGCTTATTCTTTGCAATACAACAGCACTGAAGGATACGGACCTTTAAGAGAGTTCATTGCCAATAGATACAAAAAACAAGGTATTGATGTAGAAGCTTCAGACATACTTATAACCAATGGTTCTCAGCAGGCTTTAGATATTATTTCTTCATGTTTAATAGATCCTGATGATGATGTTTTAGTTGAAGATCCGTCTTATTTGGCAGCTTTACAATCATTTCATTTATATAATCCTAATATTCATACTGTCAATTTGAATGAAGATGGAGCGGATATAAATGAGTTTAAAGATGCTATGAATAAATACAATCATAAGTTTTTTTATTCTGTGCCTAATTTCCAAAATCCTACAGGAATAACATATACAAATGCGGTAAGAGAAAAAATAGCTGATATTATGAAAGGTAAAGATACATTTTTTGTTGAAGATAATCCTTACGGCGAATTAAGATTTAAAGGAGAACATCAGAAATCTTTTGGGGCATATTTAGGAGAGCAGGCTATATTAATGGGTACTTTTTCAAAGACAGTGGCTCCAGGTATGAGATTGGGATGGATTGCATGCAGACAAAAAGAATTGTATGCCAAAATGAAAGATTATAAACAGCTTATAGATTTGCATACAGGAACATTTGCTCAGGTAGTTGTAAGTCAGTATCTTGAAGACAATGATTATGATGCTCATATTAAAAAAATAATAGATTTATACGGCAGACAATGCAATTATATGCTTGAGGCTATGAATAAATATTTACCTAAAGATATGCATTGGACTCACCCTGAGGGCGGTATGTTTATATGGGCTACACTTCCTAAAGGAATAGATGCTGTAGAGCTTTCAAGAAAAGCTTCTGATGATGGTGTTGCTGTAGTGGCAGGAGAACCTTTCTATGAAGCTAAGAGAGGTTTAGGTACTTTGAGATTAAATTATACTAATTCTAAACCTGAAGATATTGATAAAGGTATATCTATATTGGCAAAAGCTATTGAAAAAATGAGAAAGTAA
- a CDS encoding transcript cleavage factor: MSEALQKLENVFSEETFTRKPLLNYTTKYFVDLSGILNDINDNNDINSAIETAKMQLDKNPNHISALYANGFLNLKIENYSDMSLEKLLGIFKNAKKWNIVEFISQKILDEYYESDYALRYLASYYQSTNRDSEALEIWERLIRFDVSNPELPEKIAHTKEMAGDIKSAVHYYKIAFERNLMRERNNAESDIKKVLEYEPDNYNYLLKYENSLRALVDSNIMIDVWKIIFFYYFENNRYNDALKTIKNLLNYEQDIVAQNNKKAKFFRHRLVDVYKALYPNHTLFEEIEKISSITNVNKKPKDCIEIFEKYIQYDVDKYVIHRNFGVGKIKSIDINNVNIKFVSQEDIRKMTFDMAIQSLTTLPDDDINVYKAYRLNEVKKIAEENPTELLTIILKYKKTITTKDLKQELTSKPDVVVAESAYAKWLESAKKSVRASTTVKFDKNTFLYNEEAETYDAESLSKFNKTDNFFERYQIYMEYLTYTPNLNSEEAKEMNDYFVRISKDKKAPNDERIISTIYLRSQSNIDSSIPLLSDIVKDIDDYTHIYEVLPSSNYREKFIKAIWDGRRDDYYNIILKMLYSPQVKNNYLIVNKLFEDGKTDMLAKTIDDIFLHYRECPESFVYFAQKILDGEYYDESAGDININKNSLMIGLLSIIPHLSKMLDKKETSAQARKLLKVVYDLVFDKAYLLKFIENESEEDVKIIFGEFQKLVNLEQHYKTDIISAVIKRFPDWKI, from the coding sequence ATGTCAGAAGCTCTACAAAAATTAGAAAATGTATTTTCAGAAGAAACATTTACGAGAAAACCTCTTCTTAATTATACTACTAAGTATTTTGTTGATTTATCAGGTATTCTCAATGACATAAATGATAATAATGATATAAATTCTGCTATAGAAACAGCTAAAATGCAATTAGATAAAAATCCAAATCATATATCCGCTTTATATGCAAATGGATTTTTAAATTTAAAAATTGAAAATTATTCAGATATGAGTCTGGAAAAACTTTTAGGTATTTTTAAAAATGCTAAAAAATGGAATATAGTTGAGTTTATATCGCAAAAGATTTTAGATGAATATTATGAGAGTGATTATGCTTTAAGGTATTTAGCAAGTTATTATCAAAGTACTAATAGGGATTCCGAAGCATTAGAAATTTGGGAAAGACTCATACGATTTGATGTTTCAAATCCGGAACTTCCTGAAAAAATAGCTCATACCAAAGAAATGGCGGGGGATATAAAGAGTGCTGTGCATTATTATAAGATTGCTTTTGAAAGAAATCTTATGAGAGAAAGAAATAATGCTGAAAGCGATATTAAAAAAGTATTGGAATATGAACCTGATAATTATAACTATCTGCTTAAATATGAAAATTCTTTGAGGGCTCTTGTAGATTCTAATATAATGATAGATGTATGGAAAATAATATTTTTCTATTATTTTGAGAATAACAGATATAATGATGCTTTAAAAACTATTAAAAATTTGCTTAATTATGAGCAGGATATAGTAGCACAGAATAATAAAAAAGCAAAATTTTTCAGGCATAGACTTGTAGATGTTTATAAGGCTTTATATCCTAATCATACACTTTTTGAAGAGATAGAAAAAATATCCTCTATTACAAATGTCAATAAAAAACCTAAAGATTGTATAGAAATATTTGAAAAGTATATACAATATGATGTTGATAAATATGTTATACATAGAAATTTCGGAGTAGGTAAGATTAAATCTATAGATATCAATAATGTTAATATAAAATTTGTATCTCAGGAAGATATAAGGAAAATGACATTTGATATGGCTATACAGTCTCTTACAACATTGCCTGATGATGATATTAATGTTTATAAGGCTTATAGACTTAATGAAGTTAAAAAAATAGCAGAAGAAAATCCTACAGAGCTTTTAACTATTATTTTAAAATATAAAAAGACAATAACTACAAAAGATTTAAAGCAGGAATTGACTTCAAAGCCTGATGTTGTAGTTGCTGAATCAGCTTATGCTAAATGGCTTGAAAGTGCAAAAAAATCTGTGAGAGCTTCTACTACTGTTAAATTTGATAAGAATACTTTTCTTTATAATGAGGAAGCTGAAACTTATGATGCTGAAAGTTTATCTAAATTCAATAAGACTGATAATTTCTTTGAGCGATATCAAATATATATGGAGTATTTAACTTATACTCCAAATTTAAACTCTGAAGAAGCTAAAGAGATGAATGATTATTTTGTCCGTATTTCTAAAGATAAAAAAGCTCCTAATGATGAGAGAATAATAAGTACAATATATTTGAGAAGTCAGTCTAATATTGACAGCAGCATACCTTTGCTTTCAGATATTGTTAAAGATATTGATGATTATACACATATTTATGAGGTACTTCCTTCTTCAAATTATAGGGAGAAATTTATAAAAGCTATTTGGGACGGCAGAAGAGATGATTATTATAATATAATACTTAAAATGCTTTATTCTCCTCAGGTTAAAAATAATTATCTTATAGTCAATAAATTATTTGAAGACGGAAAAACTGATATGCTTGCTAAAACTATAGATGATATATTTCTTCATTATAGGGAATGTCCTGAATCATTTGTTTATTTTGCTCAGAAGATACTTGACGGGGAGTATTATGATGAGAGTGCTGGAGATATAAATATAAATAAAAATTCTCTTATGATAGGTTTGCTTAGTATAATACCGCATCTTTCAAAAATGCTTGATAAAAAAGAAACTTCTGCACAGGCTAGGAAACTTTTGAAAGTTGTGTATGATTTGGTATTTGACAAGGCTTATCTGCTTAAATTTATAGAGAATGAGTCTGAAGAAGATGTTAAAATAATATTTGGCGAATTCCAAAAATTAGTGAATTTAGAACAGCATTATAAAACTGATATTATTTCTGCGGTTATAAAACGTTTCCCTGATTGGAAGATATAA